In the genome of Jaculus jaculus isolate mJacJac1 chromosome 11, mJacJac1.mat.Y.cur, whole genome shotgun sequence, the window AGGTTGCAGCAAAGCAGGAAAATCTCTGTTGCATGCTATCTCATGGGCttcttagcttttgggttggtggaTAGAGAGTAGGAGTAAAATAACCTTCTGTAGGTAGGTAGTTGGGGATACAGATCCAAAAGTGCATCAATGTCAACCTGCCCTTGGGAGACGAGAAGGCTACTCCAGTCTGAACCTAAACCTGATTCATCAAGATGGTGATCAGGACAGATCGTGTAGCCATGGCAGCAGCCGGTGGTGGACCGTGAGGAGAGGGAAGCTCCTGCTGACAGCATCCTGGGTCGTGGGGTGCCACCAGGACAGGTCGGCAGCTATACTATGTGCCCCTCCAGGGCAGGCGCCATGTTGCACTCAGCTTTGTGCCCTCAGCATCTAGCAGTGTTGGCAAGAATGTATGTTGAATGAACGATGCCTATGACAAGCAACTGGACTTTATTCTTTCCTGACCCTTGCTCCTGTGACACATCTGACTGCCACTGTCACCCCTTCAGAGCAGAACTTCTCTAGGGAACGTGGAAGGGAAACAGCTATGGCCAAGGACATCCTGGGGGAAGCAGGGCTGCACTTTGATGAGCTGAACAAGCTGCGGGTGTTGGACCCAGAGGTTACCCAGCAGACCATAGAGCTCAAGGAAGAGTGCAAGGACTTTGTGGACAAAATTGGCCAGTTTCAGAAAATAGTTGGTGGTCTAATTGAGCTTGTTGACCAACTAGcaaaagaagcagaaaatgagAAGATGAAGGCCATTGGTGCCCAGAACTTGCTCAAATCCATAGCGAAGCAGAGAGAAGCCCAATAGCAGCAACTGCAAGCTCTGATAGCGGAAAAGAAAATGCAGCTGTAAAAGGTATCAGGTTGAATATGAAGCTTTGTGTAAAGTAGAAGCAGAACAAAATGAATTTATTGACCagtttatttttcagaaatgaagtgaaatttttatttttatagcagaaagacaaaaaagcaccccccaacacacacgcaCTCAAAACCACCACCAAACCTCTGTATCGTTCCAGTGACTTCACTAACAACTCAAGCACGTTGTCAGTGGCGGGGTGCAGCCTTCAGGAGGCGGCAGTCCCGAGCCTGGGGCGCTGGTACTAAATCAGTGCATGGCCCCTGCAAGGCGGCCTCCACCTCACCTGTGCAATCTCAATATGAACTAAACACTCTGTAAATTCAAAGCTTTGGAAGGAAAAGCaataaatttacattttcaaatgaaaaaaaaaaaaaaagatggtgatcAGGCACAGCCCTGGTTTGTCCACCTAAGAATTTTTCCtggcttcccttcctcccccaccccacacttgcAGGCCCATTCTGAGTCTGTGCTCCTTGCCCTGACCTACTCAGGGTCCTCTATATATGTTGAAACTTAGCCAGTAAAGCTCATCCCAACCTGATGCTTACTTTACATCCCCAGtgttattatgtttttttaaattcccaTCCAAGTCATCATACAGATTACCTACTCCAGACACCTCAACTGtctgctttactttctttcctaaaattaaCCTTGCTCAACTTGGCCTTCTGCTAAGTCTCTACTTGTCAATTGTTTGTGAGTCACAAGACAAGGAAATCAGAGCCACTGGCTTGAGAAAGCTCCAGcactagagatggcttagtggttcatatttgcctgtgaagcctaaggacccaggtacgattctccgggacccacagaagccagatgcacatggtggtgcatgtgtctggagtttatttgcagtggctagagaccctggtgcatttgtgctctctctttctctctccctgtctctaataaataaataaaaataaattttaagtgctggagagattgcttagtggttaagcacttgcctgtgaagcctaaggaccctggttcagggctcaattccccaggacccacgttagccagattcataagggggcacacgcatcgtgagttcgcctctttctctctctgtctgtcactctcaaataaatttaaaaaaaatgttttaaaactcacAGAGAAActataaaacaataaatttaaaaaaaagaaagctccaTCACTCTCAAACCCATAACACTGGAGGTGTTTATACATTCCAAAAAGACTTTTACATGATAGTCACAAAAATGTTAGGCCGAACACAGAAGTGAGCAATAAATAGCTACTCAGGGGACAAAACATAGCCCAAGATAATATGATTTCCAATCTAAAACATTCTAGCGTTCCACAATCAGATGAGGGTTTAGGGGGAGAggggctgttttgttttgtgtttggttactcagggtagggtcttactctagcccaggctgacctagaattcactctgtagtctcaagatgacctcaaactcacagcgatcctcctaccctcctcctagtgctggaattaaaggtgcgcaccaccatgcccagaaacacAATCCGATGTTTGGTATCAGTCTTGTAGAATGTTTAATACTTGTGTGGCTTCTTTTGGGGGGAATGTCAGTCCATGTTGTCTACCTGGAATGTCTCAcccacttccctccctcctgccaccTTGCTGCTCCTTTAGGAAGGCACCCACATGTCTCAGTGCCCTGTCAGTTCACCCCCAATTTCTTGAGCAGAAGGCCACACTTCGAAATTTTAGctcttaaccaaaaaaaaaaaaaaaaaataggagtgaAAATTCAGGTCTTGTTATGGGTGGTCCTGATATTCCTCTGCAACCCCATCCCTAGCCCTCTGCACCTGGGTCCCTGTATCAGTAGCACTGGCCCCAAAAGCTCCACATCAGATAGTGTGACGGGTGGGGCTGTGTGTCCTCCACTGAACCAGGAAGACAATGAATTTTGACACTCAGGCAATGCAGGCCCCTGGACGCTTGTCTCTCTGGCTCCTCGGGCTGCAGGATGCTTGAGGTGCTTCAGTGGGAGTCCTCACCACCGCGTTTTTGCCTCGATGCTTGCCAGGTTCTGAAGAAGCTGCTCTGAGCCTCAGGACAGACTGTGTAAAAGCCTGACTTGCTAGAAATACTGGCCACCCTGCCTTACATCTTTTCAcatttgatcttagccaaaaggccaagaagccaTCTTACAGTTCTTTCTAGTGTGTGTTCCtttgttttgtggtgctagggatggaacctagGACCTTATGTAAGTGCGCTGTCATGGAGCCACATCCCTGGCCCTCACAACTCTGTCTAAAAAGAAATCCCATTGCCTACCCCACAACACCTTCTCTTTCTTGTCTCCATGTCGCAGAAGGACTGGTCATCAAGTACTAAAATATTCTCATGCCTGCCCCCTTCCCTATGTCACTCAAACCCTGGAAACTTGGGGTGAGGGCAGTTAAGAGTCTTTCTGAAAAGCAACTTGGCCCCTCATCAGATACAACAGGAGACAAGAAAGTTGGTAaatttgcctggcatggtggcacacgcctttaatcccagcacttgggaggtagaggtaggaggattgttgtgagttgaagtccaccctgaggctacacagtgaattccaggtcagcctgagctaaagtgaaaccctaccttgaaaaaaaagaaaactgttaagTTTTGCTCCAAAGCTGAAGTTCTCTCTGACTTAACACTCTGCTGCTCAGTCAGCTTTAGTGGAGCAATTCTTGCCACCCAAGACAACCAGGGCTGGATGAGGACCCAGGGGTGCAGTTCTGTTGTCTGTGTGGCCAGGACACTGGACTAGCCTGCTCAGAGAAGGGGAAAGGCCAGGGCCTTCTCCTTCAGGCTCTCACTTCCAGATAGTGAGCAAGGGAAATACTcagaagtcaggaagcagagaggagagactgAGCGGCCAAAGGGGTCAGTCTGGAGCCCCCACCATGATGTCCTCAGACATAAAATGGGGGGGGGTGGAATGAAGTATTCAAGTCCTTCCCCCAAGCACCCCAAAAGTAGAGAGCAGGGTGAATTGAAGAATGAGATAATGGGGAAGTGGtgaatttaagtttttatttcctttggtaATAAAATTTCAGTgtgactgagcatggtggtacatgcccttaatcctagtacttgggaggtaggagggttgctgtgaattcaaggccagcctgagactacatagtgaattccaggttagcctgggctagagggaaactctacctcagggaaaagaaaaacaaaaaaacctttggtGTGTTTaattgttgttttagttttatttatttatttatttatttgacagagagagagagaggaaaaaagaggcagagagagagagaatgggcacactaaggccttcagccactgcaaatgaactccagacacatgtgtcaccttgtgtatctggcctacgtgtgtactgggaaatcaaacctggatccttaggcttcacaagcaagcaccttaactgctaaaccatctctccagccctgttattttattttatttttatttattattactatatatacttttttttttctttttagtttttcgaggtaggttctcactctagctcagctgacctggaattcactatgtagtctcagtgtggccttaaactcacggtaatcctcctacctctgcctcccaagtgctgggattaaaggtgtacaccaccatgtctgggtagttttttatttttatttttattttttatgagagatagagaaagagcacaagagcaagagggagagaaaatcagCATggcagagccttagccactgcaaactaacaccagatgcatgcatcaccttgtgcacatgagtcacctatctggcttacatgggttttggggagtcaaacctgggtccttgggcttcacaggcaagtgccttaaccactgagatatctctccatcctgttttagttttttaacttttatttttttatttatttgagagagaatgggcatgccagggccttcagccactgcaaataaaccagacacatgcaccaccttgtgcatctggcttatgtgtgtcctggggaaatccatcctttgtttttgcagacaaacaccttaaccactaaaccatctctacagccctgttttaggtttttgagataaggtctcatgtagcctatgcTGGTCTCAGATTCACTAAGTAGccaatgctggccttgaactcctgatcctgcttcctctaccttccaagtactgagatttcaTGCTTGGCTTTACctttgttctttgtgtgtgtgtgtgtgtgtgtgtgtgtgtgtgtgtgtgtgtgtgtgtgctctgtggcttttctttttcctttctttggtaaatttgcctggcatggtagcgcaaatatgtacaaatattaaaaaaaaaactacagaagaggtgtggtggctcatgtctttaatctcaggacttgggaggcagaaataggaggattgccatgagttcaaggccagcctgggactacagagtgagatccaggtcagcctggactacagaagaaaacaagaaaggttTCAGACATTTTAAAATCAATAGATTTCACACAAGACTGACTCTGGCACCTTTGAAGGTAGATCATGTGGCTTTGCCCTGAACACTGCTCTTCTGAGGAAGGCAGGCTCTGGTACTGGCCTTGCCACTCCTCTCGTGGGGAGAACCAAGGTCCCTGGAATGGATGTTCTTGGTGTGAAGGTTActcagaagagaaggaagagggactGAGGCCAAGGTCAGGGTCCCTTGggcacagagcagagcagagttCCCCAGCATTAATGCCCACCAGCCAGGGTAGCAGGCAACAGGGTGGGAGCTGGGAAGGCTGGTGCAGCACCCCACAGGATGCTGCACAGAACACCAGCACTGTGCAGGGGCTGAGACGAagctcctgagcactggggtcaGAGGCCAACAGGCTGTCAGCAAGTTGCTGACTGCACACAGGAACCTTGGGGTCCTGATCCTGACCTACAGTGACTATGTCAGCAAAGTCAAGCGCTTGGGCAAAGCCCCAGATGCCTGCCTGCTCTCTCGTTACCATGTGTACCAAGGCCattggaaagtcaaacatgaaaACAAGGAGAAAAGAGCAGGGGTGGGGCTGTCTCCTCCAGTCAGACCACCTTAGACATGCCGCTTCCTCCTGAGCCTGCATTTGCTCAGGGCTTCACCAGACCCTGCTTCACCAGCTAGGGAAGTGATGGTGTCCACAAAGGAGGAGCCTTATTGCTGGAGGGACACAAGTGACAAGACAGCTCTAGATAGGACATGATGGGGAGGCTGGCCTTAGACCCTGTGGTGTGATCTCATCACTCTGTCCCTCTTCCTGGTGGAATAGTTTTGGGGACCAATGCTCAGATGACTCCAAAATCAGACGTGTGGCCTGAACTTTACCTATACAGCTGGCACCTCgggctttggctttgtaggaaatgAAGCTTGGGGAGTAACTGTGGGCAGAAGCATGGGTGATTCCCACACATGCCCACATTCGCATGCTTTCCTATAGGTTCCCCTTCTCACATTGCATAGCCATGTACTTACACACATACTAACAACCACTCACAGTTACCCACACATGCACTTTGCATGGTTATGTAAGCATGACCttccaatctctttctctccaagAGATCATGCTTGGTGGGGTGCTTCTATAGCAACAGAGGTTGGGGCACCCAAGGAAGATGGGGGACCACAGGGTACTGAGAAATGGGGTCTACAGGGCCAAGAGAAGATGGCAAGAAAGAATCACCAAGGAAGCACTATGGAGAAGGGACTCTGCTCTAGACAAGGCTTGCTGTGGGTCAGAGGACTCACTAGGCTGGTGGGATGATCCCCCCAGCCCCCAGGGACTATTATGTTTGAGAGCCATGGCACAGGCTCGTGAGAGGAGAGCCCTGGATTTGGTCTGACCCAGGACCTTCCGGAGGCGTTACCAAACAGTCACCTTCAATTCACCTTGCTGGCACACAAAAGCGACTGCTGTTCACAACACAGACTCTAATGTCCGGGTTGACTATGGAGCAGAAGGGAGGAACGGATGCTCAGGTCTTTGCCTTTTCATCTCACACTGTTCCAATTTCCAGTCATTTGTATATTTACTGAATTCAAGGCTTTCATTAAGTGGTGAATGTCAGGGAAGTCTGGAAGCTTTCCAGGGTTTCTCTGGGTCAAGATGAAGGTAGTAGGTACTCACATGAAACCCTGACTTACCAACAGTCAATATCCTCCCAGGGCAAGTTGGGTGTCCTGCAGGCATTGTGGTTGGACGTGTGTACACCAGTGCTGCTGAGTGCAGACAAGTGGAACCACAGGCCAACATGTGTGCCACCCTTCCAGGTGCTCCTCTGGTCAGCCAACAAGGTGTTTGAGGAGCTGACAGACATCGAGAGGCAGTTCCACAAGGCTTTCTATACTGTGCGAGCCTATTTGAACTGTGACCGGTACTCAGTGGGCCTCCTGGACATGACCAAGGAAAAGGTGAGGCCTCAGCTGTCAGGGGCTTCCTGCCCATCCTGGCCCAGTTCACAGGCTGACCTCTCCCTTCTCTTTTGTCCAGGAATTCTTTGATGTGTGGCCTGTGCTGATGGGGGAGGCCCAGCCATACTCAGGCCCACGCACACCTGATGGTCGGGTGAGTCAAGGTGGTATGGCTTTCCCTGGCCCCAACTCCATGAGTAGCACGGGGATAAGGGAGCTTCAAGTGCCTGTATGTCATCTACCCACCAGCCGTCCTTGTCCCCAGGAGGTGGAATCCCCAGAATGGCTTTGGATTTCCAGGGCTCCTTTAAATCACTCTGACATGTTTTCATATGGCACCAGGAGTACACGTGGGTGTCATACATGTGTGAATACATGTGAATTCAAGGCTTTCATTAAGTGGTGAATGTCAGGGAATGGTACGGGATGGAGCAGACACAAGAAAAATGAATCTAACCCTGTATATACAATATGTACCCATAGGTACTGGTATCAGTCTGCATAtgggtatatatgtatgcacaacacacatgtgcatggtggatgtgtggatgtgtgtatgcatgtatagtcACATGGATGCCTGTGTGGGTGTCAGAGTGTTTATGAGTGTGCACCTGGGTAGGCACTGCTGTCATCTCCCTTCAGGAAGGACCACTGAGGAGCTGGCCAAAGTCACCAtgctgttatgttttgtttttcaggaaatCAACTTCTACAAAGTCATTGATTACATCCTCCATGGCAAGGAAGACATTAAGGTCATTCCGTAAGTGCTAGGGTATTGCAAGCAGCTCATGCCAGGGTGGGACACCCCCAACATCTTCTCTAGAGTAGCTATATCTGGAACTTCTTGGTGGAGCCAGCAGGAAACTCCCAGTGCATAGCCCCTGTGCTATTCCAAGGAATACCGAGGGCCATGGCAGATGAAGGGGAGGTCACCAGCCTGAGGCAACTGGAGTAGATACTGGGTATACTAGGGGGTCAGGTGAGCTATCAGGTGGCCCATCTGCAGTGACTGAGTTGGGAAGTCCTCAGGTTTCTTGACTGGACCAGTGCATCTTGGCAGGTAGAGCCTCCAGAAGGTGGAGCTAGCATCACACCTAAGGGCAAGACTCCAAGCAGGCATGAGAATCCAGATACCAGGCTTGAACACAAACTGAGCTAGGACTACAGAACAAGGGCCAACACTGAGTCCCTAGAGGCCAACTGAAACCAGAAGCCCTCAGTAGAGGGAGGGTCCCCGGGAAGGGAAGGGTTCCAGtgtggcagagagagaagcctCATCCTGGACTCCTCCAGGCCTAACCAgccttcccccccaccacccccgccACAATTCCTCCTATGCCTGAGCTCAGAAGGGGTAAAATGAAGTCACAGATGGTGGCATCTCATAGCCAAAGCCTCTGTCCCTCTGACCTCTGCTCTCTCCCTCCAGTACACCCCCGGCTGATCATTGGGCCCTGGTCAGTGGCCTTCCAACCTACGTGGCAGAAAGTGGCTTTGTGAGTGACCATCCCCCCAGGCCTGGGCCTGTGCTACAATGCCTGTTTACCTATCACCTTCTGTGTGTCCTTCCTGCCAGCCATGGCTTGCTTGGCCCAGTTAGAAGTTTGATTCAAGGCTGGGCTGGCCAGTGTTTATGGGTTTAGCTGCTCAAAGAGAAATTGTTTctgatcctttccagatctgtAACATCATGAATGCCTCTGCTGATGAAATGTTCAAATTTCAGGTATGTTCTCTCTTTGACAGAAAGTGCATTTTACTGAAAAGATGGTATTTGGGTTCAGAATGATGGACTGAATTAGTTTTTGTGCTCACGCCTGTAATACTAGTAATCAGAAAGCTGAGACAGGGAGATTGCTGCAAGCTCAGGGGCAGCCTAGGTTAGAATGAGATTCTgtcagaaagaaaggagagaggaaagaagaaaggcaggaaggaaaagaaagagagagagagaaagaaaggaagaaagaatgaatggaaggaaggaaggaaggaaggaaggaaggaaggaaggaaggaaggaaggaaggaaggaagggggctggaaagatggcttagtggttaaggcacttgcctgtgaagcctaaagacccaggtttgatttcccagtacccacataagccaaacgcagaaggtggtacctgcatctgaagttcatttacactggctagagaccctggtgtgccaattctctccccctatctcactctctctctctctctctctccccccctcttctctcataaacaaataaaatatcttttaaaaaagaaagagggctataGACATGGCttaggagttcttttgcagtggctggaggccgtgcccattctcttcctctctccctcttttaaataaataagttgaaaaattaaataagaaaaaaagagggctggagagatggtttagcagtaaaggcacttgttggcaaagccaaaggaccgaggttccattccccaggacccacttaaagccagatacacaaggtggggcatgtgtttggagttcattagcagtggctagaggccctggtgcacccactccttctctctctctctctctcccctcccccatctctttcataaaggaaggaagggagagaggggaaggggaaaggaaagggaaagggaagaaacaaTTATAGTCTCAGTGGCTAAGAAGCATGTATTTGGGCTCCTAGGTCTGTAAGTGGACTGATCTTGCCTGATCTCAGTTGATCCTGTCTGGTCTCAGCTGATTTTGTCATCTTAGCTGATCCTATCTGGTCTCAGCTGATCTTTACTGGGTTCAGTTGGGCTCAGTTGGTTTTTAGAGCTCAGTTGATCTTAGATGAACTCACCTGAATTTGTCTGGTCTCACTTGATCTGTCTGGTCTTGACCGTTTTTTTCTAGGCTGATAATTCCTTTCCCCTTTACTTTCCCCCTCaaaatctccatcatatccccttcccctctcaattagtctctcttttattttactttatgaggttttcttccttttccttttctttttctttctttctttcttttttttttcttttcttttttctttttcttttttttttttttttgaggtagagtctcactctagcccaggttgaccactaacctgaattcactgtgtagtctcagggtggctggaagtcatgatgatcctcctacctccgcctacccagtgttgagattaaaggcgtgcgccgccacacctgacttttattttgatgtcatcatcttttcctcctattatgagggtcacgGCAGGTAGTGGCACttcaaggtcatgggtatccaggccattttgtgtcttgaagagtgcattgtaaggagtactacccttcctttggctcttacattctttctgccacctctcctgcaatggaACCTAAGCCTTGAaatgtgtgacagagatgtttcaatgctgagcattcctctgtcacttcttctcagcactatggtgccttttaagtcataccagaggtcactgccatctgaaaagagaagtttctgtaaccaaaagtgagaatagaatTAACATACAGGTATgcacattaacagaagtgcttacctgtagtttggtgaacataaaatatgcatttagccagacaccaacaggcattacacccctagggctcataacctcTCGcaccataggttttcagtacaaggcatgtattccttcccatggagcaggccctccagtccaattacagagtatTGGTTTCCTCCATGACAGACACGCACAATTATAcccattggctaatttggcctaACTGGCTAAACTCAAGGCTTACAGTCACATGGCACTTTCCTGAGGGAGATCATGCGGACTGGTGGGAACTTGCATTGACACACAGGGCCTCTTGGAGGAATTGGCCCACTATCCATATTTCTTTATCCAGACCCAGCATCCATGGGATGGAAGATAGGACCAACTATATAATGTTCAGGGTCCAGTACAAAATGGGAATGTGTGGCTGTTTTATGAGCAATTatttaacaatttaaaatatatatatatgaaagagagagagaaagaggcggagatttatagagagagggagagaatgggtatgctggggcctgtagccactgcaaacaaactccagacacaggcactaccttgtgcatctggcttatgagggtcctggggaattgaacctgggtccttaagcttctctggcaagtgctttaactgctaagccttctctccagcccttatttattaattttaaaattatcttatttattcaagagaaatagagagaaagaagcagagagcgagaaagagagataattggcatgccagggcctcctgccactacaaatgaacttcagacacttgaaccactttgtgcaactggctcttcgtgggtactggggaattgaattcaaggcatcagacttttcaagaaagtacatttaactgctgagccacttctccaacccTTGATGAGCAATTATTAAGAGCTTTGAGAAGAGGTGGCATGAAGCCTTCCAAGAGGGGCTATGGCTGACTGCAGCCTTCACACATCCATAAAGCTTCCTCAAGTAGGGGAACCTCCTT includes:
- the LOC101614002 gene encoding intraflagellar transport protein 20 homolog yields the protein MAKDILGEAGLHFDELNKLRVLDPEVTQQTIELKEECKDFVDKIGQFQKIVGGLIELVDQLAKEAENEKMKAIGAQNLLKSIAKQREAQ